Proteins from one Bombus affinis isolate iyBomAffi1 chromosome 1, iyBomAffi1.2, whole genome shotgun sequence genomic window:
- the LOC126916814 gene encoding roquin-2 isoform X2 yields MPIQAPQWTEFLSCPVCCHDFDVAIRGPISLGCGHTICRTCLANLHRKQCPFDQSIINTEIERLPVNEALLQLVGNPVPTNVATAYQKLLPPEDHANYLVAKRCIEELALYLKPCQTNPSLATGVGLVSRPMQRKLVTLVGCQLVEPEGRARAVRAARSLGERSVTELILQHQNPQQLNANLWAAVRARGCQFLGPAMQEEVLKLVLLALEDGSALSRKVLVMFVVQRLESHFPQASKTSIGHVVQLLYRASCFKVSKREGDSSLMQLKEEFRTYEALRREHDAQIVQIATEAGLRIAPDQWSALLYGDTSHKSHMQSIIDKLQTPQSFAQSVQELVIALQRTPDPGQLSSLRPQLELLAAIDPSPETEPPTLAECRAALEAVRTVVAALVEFIQQHGNRKTQDGTHNVGPGQPKYKVSMCRDLALRGSCPRSTNCTFAHSDMELDKYRSKSRKLSLRSSLPGINHSDAKTDKSVTGSNNKTFKQNDDLSYHSIKSHDNTHRESFNSMNKVNPIQHHNPTNENNFIGSLTNYMLPSPQGMLPVVPTKNIDVHCSHYIMPNTPVDYTAPNLNIWDSSQLSSNMTNGISNTKKRTVAKTLAMLLQRRMEILNQLETIVNKQVPQMKTNYDIQGDTLSSNFSIWTNTPNNPMISSTNMNCNNNFRCADPILFDDEFVPFDASSNSKYGPISKLSKNLIRSTNGVQSTNFYADGGTSPTISAYRSMPTTNSIASWYYGNQPYATIGANGGIQTINNSSFGDSYITFGRNISDTSTHTQFPRPDNMSKDLILESQKVKQQLRHLEKKINDLKLATQGATFTAGERLAQELQMIEAGIREKENDVRNWSPYGTVPWIQSSNNLLSSQNFNQDYKPEEEDTYEAGIANDMRELELRWEFELQEQEKHWSSEEDNSKK; encoded by the exons ATGCCAATACAGGCACCACAGTGGACTGAATTTCTTTCGTGTCCAGTTTGCTGTCATGACTTTGATGTGGCCATACGTGGTCCAATATCGTTAGGATGTGGTCATACCATATGTCGTACGTGCCTTGCAAATTTACATCGTAAACAATGTCCTTTTGATCAG aGTATTATTAATACAGAAATAGAAAGATTACCAGTAAATGAAGCTTTATTACAACTGGTGGGAAATCCTGTTCCCACAAATGTTGCAACAGCTTATCAAAAATTGCTACCACCTGAAGACCATGCTAATTATTTGGTTGCAAAACGTTGTATTGAGGAACTTGCTCTATATCTCAAACCATGTCAGACAAATCCTTCTTTAGCTACAG GTGTTGGACTTGTTTCTCGACCTATGCAAAGGAAATTGGTAACTTTAGTTGGTTGTCAATTGGTTGAACCAGAAGGAAGAGCACGTGCAGTAAGGGCAGCTAGAAGTTTGGGTGAAAGATCAGTTACAGAGTTGATATTACAACATCAAAATCCACAACAACTTAATGCTAATCTATGGGCTGCTGTAAGAGCTCGTGGATGTCAATTTCTTGGGCCAG CAATGCAAGAAGAAGTACTAAAACTTGTTTTATTGGCTTTGGAAGATGGATCTGCTCTTTCTAGGAAAGTATTAGTTATGTTTGTAGTTCAACGTCTAGAATCACATTTTCCTCAAGCTTCTAAAACTAGCATAGGACATGTTGTACAATTGTTGTATAGAGCAAGTTGTTTTAAG GTATCTAAACGAGAAGGAGATTCATCATTAATGCAATTAAAAGAAGAGTTTAGAACATATGAAGCTTTGAGGAGGGAGCATGATGCTCAAATAGTGCAAATTGCGACTGAAGCTGGTTTAAGAATAGCACCTGATCAATGGTCTGCATTGTTATATGGAGATACAAGCCATAAATCCCATATGCAAAGTATTATAGATAAACTTCAAACTCCACAATCTTTTGCTCAAAGTGTACAAGAATTGGTGATTGCTCTTCAACGTACTCCTGATCCTGGACAATTAAGTAGTCTAAGACCTCAACTAGAATTGCTAGCTGCAATAGATCCTAGCCCAG AAACTGAGCCTCCTACATTAGCAGAATGTCGAGCAGCATTAGAAGCTGTTAGAACTGTAGTCGCAGCGTTAGTAGAATTCATTCAACAACACGGTAATCGGAAAACGCAAGATGGTACCCACAATGTAGGTCCTGGGCAACCAAAATATAAAGTGAGCATGTGTCGAGATCTCGCACTTAGAGGCTCTTGTCCTAGGTCTACTAATTGTACATTTGCTCATAGTGACATGGAACTAGATAA ATATAGATCAAAAAGTCGGAAATTGAGTCTCAGATCAAGTTTACCTGGAATCAACCATTCAGATGCGAAAACAGACAAATCAGTTACTGGATCAAATAATAAGACATTTAAACAAAATGACGATTTATCTTATCATTCCATAAAGTCACATGATAATACTCATAGGGAAA GCTTTAATTCTATGAACAAAGTTAATCCAATACAACATCACAACCCAACAAATGAAAACAATTTTATCGGATCATTAACGAATTATATGCTACCATCTCCTCAAGGAATGTTACCCGTGGTACCGACGAAAAATATTGACGTACATTGTTCTCATTATATTATGCCTAATACACCTGTTGATTACACTGCACCTAATCTTAATATTTGGGATTCGTCGCAGCTTTCATCTAATATGACCAATGGAATATCTAATACTAAAAAG CGAACCGTTGCCAAAACATTGGCGATGTTACTGCAACGCAGGATGGAAATATTAAACCAACTTGAAACGATTGTCAACAAACAAGTGCCACAGATGAAAACG AATTATGACATACAAGGAGACACACTATCATCGAATTTCTCTATATGGACAAACACACCAAATAATCCAATGATTTCTTCAACAAATATGAATTGCAACAATAATTTCCGATGCGCAGATCCCATTCTATTCGATGATGAATTTGTGCCATTTGATGCATCATCAAATAGTAAATATGGACCAATTTCTAAACTATCCAAAAACTTAATCAG aTCTACTAATGGCGTACAATCTACTAATTTCTATGCAGATGGAGGAACATCTCCCACAATATCTGCTTATCGATCTATGCCAACCACAAATTCTATTGCGTCTTGGTATTATGGAAATCAAC CTTATGCTACAATTGGTGCAAATGGAGGAATACAGACTATCAATAACAGTAGTTTTGGAGATAGTTACATTACATTTGGTCGTAATATATCCGATACGTCAACGCACACGCAATTTCCACGACCAGATAATATGTCTAAAGA cttaATCCTTGAGTCACAAAAGGTAAAACAACAATTAAGACATCTTGAGAAGAAGATTAATGACTTGAAG CTTGCCACACAAGGTGCAACTTTTACGGCCGGGGAAAGGTTAGCACAAGAATTACAAATGATTGAAGCTGGCAtcagagaaaaagaaaacgacgtACGAAATTGGAGTCCATACGGTACCGTACCTTGGATTCAATCGTCGAACAATTTACTTAGTTCTCAAAATTTCAATCAGGATTATAAGCCCGAAGAA GAAGATACCTATGAAGCAGGTATCGCAAATGATATGCGGGAATTAGAATTACGATGGGAATTCGAACTGCAAGAACAGGAAAAACATTGGTCAAGTGAAGAGGATAATTCTAAGAAATAA
- the LOC126916814 gene encoding roquin-2 isoform X1 — translation MPIQAPQWTEFLSCPVCCHDFDVAIRGPISLGCGHTICRTCLANLHRKQCPFDQSIINTEIERLPVNEALLQLVGNPVPTNVATAYQKLLPPEDHANYLVAKRCIEELALYLKPCQTNPSLATGVGLVSRPMQRKLVTLVGCQLVEPEGRARAVRAARSLGERSVTELILQHQNPQQLNANLWAAVRARGCQFLGPAMQEEVLKLVLLALEDGSALSRKVLVMFVVQRLESHFPQASKTSIGHVVQLLYRASCFKVSKREGDSSLMQLKEEFRTYEALRREHDAQIVQIATEAGLRIAPDQWSALLYGDTSHKSHMQSIIDKLQTPQSFAQSVQELVIALQRTPDPGQLSSLRPQLELLAAIDPSPETEPPTLAECRAALEAVRTVVAALVEFIQQHGNRKTQDGTHNVGPGQPKYKVSMCRDLALRGSCPRSTNCTFAHSDMELDKYRSKSRKLSLRSSLPGINHSDAKTDKSVTGSNNKTFKQNDDLSYHSIKSHDNTHRESFNSMNKVNPIQHHNPTNENNFIGSLTNYMLPSPQGMLPVVPTKNIDVHCSHYIMPNTPVDYTAPNLNIWDSSQLSSNMTNGISNTKKQRTVAKTLAMLLQRRMEILNQLETIVNKQVPQMKTNYDIQGDTLSSNFSIWTNTPNNPMISSTNMNCNNNFRCADPILFDDEFVPFDASSNSKYGPISKLSKNLIRSTNGVQSTNFYADGGTSPTISAYRSMPTTNSIASWYYGNQPYATIGANGGIQTINNSSFGDSYITFGRNISDTSTHTQFPRPDNMSKDLILESQKVKQQLRHLEKKINDLKLATQGATFTAGERLAQELQMIEAGIREKENDVRNWSPYGTVPWIQSSNNLLSSQNFNQDYKPEEEDTYEAGIANDMRELELRWEFELQEQEKHWSSEEDNSKK, via the exons ATGCCAATACAGGCACCACAGTGGACTGAATTTCTTTCGTGTCCAGTTTGCTGTCATGACTTTGATGTGGCCATACGTGGTCCAATATCGTTAGGATGTGGTCATACCATATGTCGTACGTGCCTTGCAAATTTACATCGTAAACAATGTCCTTTTGATCAG aGTATTATTAATACAGAAATAGAAAGATTACCAGTAAATGAAGCTTTATTACAACTGGTGGGAAATCCTGTTCCCACAAATGTTGCAACAGCTTATCAAAAATTGCTACCACCTGAAGACCATGCTAATTATTTGGTTGCAAAACGTTGTATTGAGGAACTTGCTCTATATCTCAAACCATGTCAGACAAATCCTTCTTTAGCTACAG GTGTTGGACTTGTTTCTCGACCTATGCAAAGGAAATTGGTAACTTTAGTTGGTTGTCAATTGGTTGAACCAGAAGGAAGAGCACGTGCAGTAAGGGCAGCTAGAAGTTTGGGTGAAAGATCAGTTACAGAGTTGATATTACAACATCAAAATCCACAACAACTTAATGCTAATCTATGGGCTGCTGTAAGAGCTCGTGGATGTCAATTTCTTGGGCCAG CAATGCAAGAAGAAGTACTAAAACTTGTTTTATTGGCTTTGGAAGATGGATCTGCTCTTTCTAGGAAAGTATTAGTTATGTTTGTAGTTCAACGTCTAGAATCACATTTTCCTCAAGCTTCTAAAACTAGCATAGGACATGTTGTACAATTGTTGTATAGAGCAAGTTGTTTTAAG GTATCTAAACGAGAAGGAGATTCATCATTAATGCAATTAAAAGAAGAGTTTAGAACATATGAAGCTTTGAGGAGGGAGCATGATGCTCAAATAGTGCAAATTGCGACTGAAGCTGGTTTAAGAATAGCACCTGATCAATGGTCTGCATTGTTATATGGAGATACAAGCCATAAATCCCATATGCAAAGTATTATAGATAAACTTCAAACTCCACAATCTTTTGCTCAAAGTGTACAAGAATTGGTGATTGCTCTTCAACGTACTCCTGATCCTGGACAATTAAGTAGTCTAAGACCTCAACTAGAATTGCTAGCTGCAATAGATCCTAGCCCAG AAACTGAGCCTCCTACATTAGCAGAATGTCGAGCAGCATTAGAAGCTGTTAGAACTGTAGTCGCAGCGTTAGTAGAATTCATTCAACAACACGGTAATCGGAAAACGCAAGATGGTACCCACAATGTAGGTCCTGGGCAACCAAAATATAAAGTGAGCATGTGTCGAGATCTCGCACTTAGAGGCTCTTGTCCTAGGTCTACTAATTGTACATTTGCTCATAGTGACATGGAACTAGATAA ATATAGATCAAAAAGTCGGAAATTGAGTCTCAGATCAAGTTTACCTGGAATCAACCATTCAGATGCGAAAACAGACAAATCAGTTACTGGATCAAATAATAAGACATTTAAACAAAATGACGATTTATCTTATCATTCCATAAAGTCACATGATAATACTCATAGGGAAA GCTTTAATTCTATGAACAAAGTTAATCCAATACAACATCACAACCCAACAAATGAAAACAATTTTATCGGATCATTAACGAATTATATGCTACCATCTCCTCAAGGAATGTTACCCGTGGTACCGACGAAAAATATTGACGTACATTGTTCTCATTATATTATGCCTAATACACCTGTTGATTACACTGCACCTAATCTTAATATTTGGGATTCGTCGCAGCTTTCATCTAATATGACCAATGGAATATCTAATACTAAAAAG CAGCGAACCGTTGCCAAAACATTGGCGATGTTACTGCAACGCAGGATGGAAATATTAAACCAACTTGAAACGATTGTCAACAAACAAGTGCCACAGATGAAAACG AATTATGACATACAAGGAGACACACTATCATCGAATTTCTCTATATGGACAAACACACCAAATAATCCAATGATTTCTTCAACAAATATGAATTGCAACAATAATTTCCGATGCGCAGATCCCATTCTATTCGATGATGAATTTGTGCCATTTGATGCATCATCAAATAGTAAATATGGACCAATTTCTAAACTATCCAAAAACTTAATCAG aTCTACTAATGGCGTACAATCTACTAATTTCTATGCAGATGGAGGAACATCTCCCACAATATCTGCTTATCGATCTATGCCAACCACAAATTCTATTGCGTCTTGGTATTATGGAAATCAAC CTTATGCTACAATTGGTGCAAATGGAGGAATACAGACTATCAATAACAGTAGTTTTGGAGATAGTTACATTACATTTGGTCGTAATATATCCGATACGTCAACGCACACGCAATTTCCACGACCAGATAATATGTCTAAAGA cttaATCCTTGAGTCACAAAAGGTAAAACAACAATTAAGACATCTTGAGAAGAAGATTAATGACTTGAAG CTTGCCACACAAGGTGCAACTTTTACGGCCGGGGAAAGGTTAGCACAAGAATTACAAATGATTGAAGCTGGCAtcagagaaaaagaaaacgacgtACGAAATTGGAGTCCATACGGTACCGTACCTTGGATTCAATCGTCGAACAATTTACTTAGTTCTCAAAATTTCAATCAGGATTATAAGCCCGAAGAA GAAGATACCTATGAAGCAGGTATCGCAAATGATATGCGGGAATTAGAATTACGATGGGAATTCGAACTGCAAGAACAGGAAAAACATTGGTCAAGTGAAGAGGATAATTCTAAGAAATAA